In 'Nostoc azollae' 0708, the following are encoded in one genomic region:
- a CDS encoding DUF4253 domain-containing protein: MNNMVGMELICHDGTMLQITVKNKPKTFKEAFQLAIEQETIAPSTTIVPSISLSEYACALLKTDHWFLHERP, translated from the coding sequence ATGAACAATATGGTTGGTATGGAATTAATATGTCATGATGGAACTATGTTACAAATAACGGTCAAAAATAAACCCAAAACTTTTAAGGAAGCTTTTCAATTAGCAATTGAACAAGAAACTATTGCACCTTCTACAACAATTGTACCTAGTATTTCTCTTTCAGAATATGCTTGTGCTTTATTAAAAACTGATCATTGGTTTCTACATGAACGTCCTTAA
- a CDS encoding glycosyltransferase family 39 protein — protein MKTNLPSNYLKQILSVEKLSLIAIAIAVIIRIINLGTREFWYDEVLSLLLSTSQNGVYKTPGDAPVILAEYTSLLSLPKEVSLGNVIQTITLLIKSLLGGEPHPPIFFLSQHFWLRLLGNREAAMRSLNTLLSVVSIGGAYGLGKFFLGHRGGLFFAALVAISPFYLFHSLNLRMYAPLVLWVILSTWSLLYLIEQQNPDISQGCPSKLLWNGLLIISITAGLMTFYLYAYWLIVLGVLVLYLDRRNSFQHALRLGTGVLLTIPWVLWGTIKQLHNADLDRFGKAKSTLPPLLRHLQDFTNTLGTDILIGDWATSLDPIIISLSGCLVILVFVGFSIHLWKQNEKQKLGTVLILGILPILLGLIVDIVTKKFTLGSGFGRTFIIMLPGCLLLIALWVEKAVSKQWCLLVTGGILLMYLTISIGDLSLRHRSVFRSVAELIAKDVNKPTLIAMNSKAWGHVNRLAYYIPTDYPVMLLSDYPGDLATHLEKVIKEEPGRYARIIWLNSGDPLWSPLKTEMEIKRKEQKTEQILSSEFQLKETKNLSGTMKLDEFTAKLYTVSSKN, from the coding sequence ATGAAGACGAATTTACCCAGTAACTACCTGAAACAGATATTGTCTGTAGAAAAATTATCCCTGATTGCGATTGCAATAGCAGTCATAATCAGAATTATCAATTTAGGAACTAGAGAATTTTGGTATGATGAAGTTTTATCATTACTACTTTCTACCAGTCAAAATGGGGTTTACAAAACTCCTGGAGATGCACCAGTAATATTAGCAGAATATACATCCTTATTAAGCTTGCCCAAGGAAGTAAGTTTAGGAAATGTTATCCAAACTATCACGCTACTAATTAAAAGTCTCTTGGGTGGAGAACCTCATCCACCAATATTCTTTTTAAGTCAACATTTTTGGTTGCGGCTTCTTGGCAATAGGGAAGCAGCTATGAGGAGTTTAAACACTTTATTGAGTGTAGTTTCAATAGGTGGCGCTTATGGTTTAGGGAAATTTTTTCTAGGACATCGTGGTGGACTTTTTTTTGCAGCACTTGTAGCTATTAGTCCATTTTATTTATTTCATTCCCTCAATCTCAGAATGTATGCACCTCTAGTACTATGGGTAATTCTCAGTACATGGTCGTTGCTATATCTAATTGAACAGCAAAATCCTGACATTAGTCAAGGTTGTCCCAGTAAGTTGTTATGGAATGGGCTTTTAATTATTTCTATTACTGCTGGTTTGATGACTTTTTATTTATATGCCTATTGGCTAATAGTTTTAGGAGTATTGGTACTTTATTTAGATAGAAGAAATTCGTTTCAACATGCTTTACGCTTAGGTACTGGAGTTTTATTAACCATACCTTGGGTATTATGGGGGACAATTAAACAACTTCATAACGCTGACTTAGATCGTTTTGGTAAAGCCAAATCTACATTACCTCCCTTGTTAAGACATTTACAGGATTTTACTAATACTTTAGGTACTGATATATTGATAGGGGACTGGGCAACTAGTTTAGATCCTATTATCATTAGTTTATCTGGTTGTTTAGTAATCTTGGTATTTGTTGGGTTTAGTATTCATCTGTGGAAACAAAATGAAAAACAAAAGTTAGGTACAGTTTTAATATTAGGCATTTTACCGATATTATTAGGACTGATAGTAGATATTGTTACCAAAAAATTTACCTTGGGTTCTGGCTTCGGTAGAACTTTCATCATTATGCTACCTGGCTGTTTATTATTAATCGCTTTGTGGGTAGAAAAAGCAGTTTCTAAACAATGGTGTCTCCTGGTAACTGGTGGAATATTACTAATGTACCTAACAATTAGTATTGGTGATTTAAGTTTGCGACATCGCTCAGTTTTTCGTTCAGTTGCAGAATTAATTGCCAAAGATGTAAATAAGCCAACTTTAATTGCTATGAACTCGAAAGCTTGGGGTCATGTAAACCGTTTAGCTTATTATATTCCTACTGATTATCCAGTCATGTTGTTATCTGACTACCCCGGAGATTTAGCAACTCATTTAGAAAAAGTTATCAAGGAAGAACCAGGTCGATATGCTCGTATTATTTGGTTAAATAGCGGTGATCCTTTGTGGTCACCTTTGAAAACAGAAATGGAAATAAAGCGGAAAGAACAAAAAACAGAACAGATTTTATCATCTGAGTTTCAATTAAAAGAAACAAAGAATCTTTCAGGTACAATGAAGCTTGATGAATTTACAGCCAAGCTTTACACAGTCTCATCCAAAAATTAA
- the psb27 gene encoding photosystem II protein Psb27 has translation MKHYWSRLLALVLVVTLGLMGCSGTPDGLSGDYRQDTLAVVNTLRQAIEVSPEDPNKAALQAEARQKINDFSARYQRVNSVSGLNSFTTMRTALNSLAGHYSSYPNRPIPEKLKNRLELEFDRVELALKRGG, from the coding sequence ATGAAACATTATTGGTCGCGTCTGCTGGCACTGGTTTTAGTTGTCACCCTTGGCTTAATGGGTTGTTCTGGAACTCCTGATGGCTTGTCAGGAGATTATCGTCAAGATACTTTAGCTGTAGTCAACACTTTAAGACAAGCCATAGAAGTATCACCAGAAGATCCAAATAAAGCAGCACTCCAAGCAGAAGCACGTCAAAAAATCAATGACTTTTCTGCTCGTTATCAGAGAGTTAATTCTGTTTCTGGTCTGAATTCTTTTACAACTATGCGAACAGCACTCAATTCCTTAGCTGGACACTATAGTTCTTACCCCAACCGTCCCATCCCTGAAAAACTGAAAAACCGTCTAGAGTTAGAGTTTGATCGTGTTGAATTAGCCCTAAAGCGTGGTGGTTAA
- the petN gene encoding cytochrome b6-f complex subunit PetN, protein MILTLGWVSLLVVFTWSISMVVWGRNGL, encoded by the coding sequence ATGATTTTGACACTGGGATGGGTATCACTTTTGGTTGTGTTCACATGGTCGATTTCTATGGTAGTTTGGGGACGCAACGGACTATAG
- a CDS encoding GAF domain-containing protein codes for MIQPTSQKEYQPGMIFSLDQSEKQKALSRVIARIRESLDIETIFKITVTEVRQLLNTDRVGVFRFYPDLEWEGEFLYEDVGTEWISILATKLHDHCFAEEFTELYQEGRIKAISDIYEDVVTDCHVTMLEKFQVRANIAVPLMKCKDLWGLLCIHQCNNPRQWEASEIEFVQLIAQHLGVALQQADYIEQMKLQSAQLAQAKAREKAAEWQKTIARTIEKIRQSLDLESIFRTTTEELRQLLNSDRVSIYRFNPDWSGDFVFESITSGWVTLMQEQLQRPELRDNISNCNLKELVEPPTDTYLQDTGGGQFAKGEIYRICNDIYSAGFNECYIKILESYQARAYVIVAILYNHKIWGLLAVYQNTGTRDWQEDEIYLLTQVSSQLGVALQQAESLKQMQVQAQKLAKAAERERKAAEREKALAATVEKIRQSLDLNTIFATSTQEVLRLLEVDRVTIYRFRPDGSGEFVAESLAYGWKSVQELVPVIADDYLRLIPREDSTNGKIIVVNDTSATNIPIPHIALITPTETRAYMIVPIFQGEKLWGLLAAYQHSQTRDWQKDEVDLLVQIGSQLGVGLQQAELLGKTQRQKEEITQTLKELQATQSQLIQSEKMAGLGQLVAGLAHEINNPISFIYGNIPYVTNHMEDLLNLVCLYHKNHPQSTQEIAQQTADIDLDFIADDLPKMLNSMMIGANRIRELVLSLRTFARLDEAEKKPLDLHEGIDSTLLILQNRLQPQGDFPAIEIVKEYGNLPQVFCYGAQMNQVFMNIINNAIWALEQSLADSRLTDKPKIWIRTQVTDRNYILIWIADNGCGIKKGMESRIFEPFFTTKEPGQGTGLGLSISYQIIVEKHGGQINCVSEPGKGCELWIEIPMTENRA; via the coding sequence ATGATACAACCTACTTCCCAAAAAGAATATCAACCAGGCATGATTTTTTCCCTGGATCAGAGTGAGAAACAAAAAGCTTTATCTAGAGTGATTGCCCGGATTCGGGAATCTCTAGATATAGAAACCATCTTCAAAATAACAGTCACAGAAGTACGTCAGTTACTCAACACAGATAGGGTTGGCGTATTTCGATTTTATCCTGATTTGGAATGGGAAGGGGAATTTCTTTATGAAGATGTAGGCACAGAATGGATATCTATATTAGCTACCAAACTCCATGACCACTGCTTTGCTGAAGAGTTTACCGAACTTTATCAGGAAGGGAGAATTAAAGCCATATCAGATATTTATGAAGATGTTGTCACAGATTGTCACGTCACAATGCTGGAAAAGTTTCAAGTACGTGCCAACATAGCTGTACCCCTCATGAAATGCAAAGATCTATGGGGATTACTGTGTATTCATCAATGTAATAACCCACGACAATGGGAAGCATCAGAAATTGAATTTGTGCAATTAATAGCTCAACATTTGGGAGTTGCTTTACAACAAGCAGATTATATAGAACAGATGAAATTACAATCTGCCCAGCTTGCACAAGCTAAAGCTAGAGAAAAAGCCGCAGAATGGCAAAAAACTATAGCGCGAACCATAGAAAAAATTCGTCAGTCTCTAGATTTAGAAAGCATTTTTCGCACCACCACCGAAGAACTCAGACAATTACTAAATAGCGATCGGGTTTCTATTTATCGTTTCAATCCTGACTGGAGTGGTGATTTTGTGTTTGAATCTATAACATCGGGTTGGGTTACTCTTATGCAAGAACAGTTACAGCGTCCCGAATTAAGAGACAACATTAGCAACTGTAACTTAAAGGAATTAGTTGAACCACCCACTGATACATATTTGCAAGATACAGGAGGAGGTCAGTTTGCTAAAGGAGAAATATACCGGATTTGTAATGATATTTATAGTGCTGGTTTTAACGAATGCTACATCAAAATTTTAGAAAGCTATCAAGCCAGAGCTTATGTCATAGTTGCAATTCTTTATAACCATAAAATTTGGGGTTTATTAGCCGTTTATCAAAACACAGGAACTAGAGATTGGCAAGAAGATGAAATTTATCTACTCACCCAAGTTAGTTCTCAATTAGGTGTAGCATTACAGCAAGCTGAATCATTGAAACAAATGCAAGTTCAAGCTCAGAAACTTGCTAAAGCTGCGGAAAGAGAACGGAAAGCAGCAGAAAGAGAAAAAGCTTTAGCTGCAACTGTAGAAAAAATTCGCCAGTCTCTTGATCTAAATACTATCTTTGCTACCAGCACTCAAGAGGTCTTGCGGTTATTAGAAGTTGATCGCGTCACAATTTACCGATTTCGTCCAGATGGGAGTGGTGAATTTGTGGCCGAGTCATTAGCTTATGGATGGAAATCAGTACAGGAACTTGTGCCAGTAATTGCAGATGATTATCTACGATTAATTCCAAGAGAGGACTCTACCAACGGTAAAATAATCGTTGTTAACGACACATCTGCCACAAATATTCCTATTCCTCATATTGCCTTAATTACACCAACAGAAACCAGAGCATATATGATTGTGCCAATTTTTCAAGGAGAAAAACTCTGGGGATTATTGGCAGCTTATCAACATTCTCAAACCCGTGATTGGCAGAAAGATGAGGTAGATTTGTTAGTGCAGATTGGTTCTCAATTAGGAGTAGGACTCCAGCAAGCCGAGTTGTTAGGAAAAACCCAACGCCAAAAAGAAGAAATTACCCAAACTCTCAAGGAATTACAAGCGACTCAAAGCCAGTTAATTCAAAGTGAAAAAATGGCTGGTTTAGGTCAATTGGTCGCTGGTTTAGCACATGAAATTAACAACCCAATTAGTTTCATTTACGGTAATATTCCTTATGTTACTAATCATATGGAAGATTTATTGAATTTAGTGTGTCTATATCATAAAAATCATCCTCAATCAACACAAGAGATTGCACAGCAAACAGCAGATATAGATTTAGATTTCATCGCTGATGATCTGCCCAAAATGCTCAATTCAATGATGATTGGTGCAAATAGAATTAGAGAATTAGTGCTTTCATTACGGACTTTCGCACGCCTTGACGAAGCAGAAAAAAAACCTCTTGACTTACATGAAGGGATAGACAGTACACTTTTAATTCTCCAAAATCGTCTCCAACCACAGGGAGATTTTCCTGCTATTGAAATTGTGAAGGAGTATGGTAATCTACCTCAAGTCTTTTGCTATGGAGCTCAGATGAATCAGGTGTTTATGAATATTATCAATAATGCGATTTGGGCGCTAGAACAATCATTAGCAGATAGCAGATTAACTGACAAGCCTAAAATTTGGATTCGTACACAAGTTACAGATCGGAATTATATTTTGATTTGGATTGCTGACAATGGTTGTGGGATCAAGAAAGGCATGGAATCACGCATTTTTGAACCCTTCTTCACCACGAAAGAACCAGGACAAGGTACTGGTTTAGGGCTATCTATTAGCTATCAAATTATTGTCGAAAAACATGGTGGTCAGATTAACTGTGTTTCAGAACCTGGTAAGGGTTGTGAGTTGTGGATTGAAATTCCCATGACTGAAAATAGAGCGTAA
- a CDS encoding 4Fe-4S single cluster domain-containing protein, protein MGTKLTEALLAQQEIPAGYLNIMGYVDKSEVNGPGCRAVVWVQGCPRECAGCFNPDSWTFEINQLVAIDSLGADILKNPHNTGVTFSGGEPFWQASALANLARKVKVAGLNVMAFTGFTLKQLQSESAPPGSEELLEQLDILIDGPFVESQAINSPLSPVSSRNQQVHVFNPEFKDQITWASDQIEVHVLKDGDRIVTGYQGWLELT, encoded by the coding sequence ATGGGAACAAAGTTAACGGAAGCATTGTTAGCACAGCAAGAAATTCCTGCTGGTTATCTCAATATTATGGGTTATGTTGATAAATCAGAAGTCAACGGTCCTGGTTGTCGTGCTGTGGTGTGGGTGCAAGGCTGTCCTCGTGAGTGTGCTGGTTGCTTTAATCCCGACTCTTGGACATTTGAGATTAACCAGCTAGTTGCTATAGATTCCTTAGGCGCAGATATTCTCAAAAATCCCCATAACACAGGTGTAACTTTCTCTGGTGGTGAACCATTTTGGCAAGCATCGGCATTGGCTAATTTAGCACGTAAAGTCAAAGTTGCTGGATTAAATGTCATGGCTTTTACTGGTTTTACCCTGAAGCAACTGCAATCTGAATCAGCACCTCCAGGTTCTGAAGAATTGTTAGAACAGTTAGATATTTTAATTGACGGGCCTTTTGTTGAGTCTCAAGCCATTAATTCTCCCTTATCTCCCGTTTCTTCTAGAAATCAACAGGTTCATGTATTTAACCCAGAATTCAAAGATCAAATTACCTGGGCTAGTGACCAAATAGAAGTTCACGTCCTCAAAGATGGCGATCGCATTGTGACTGGTTATCAAGGTTGGTTAGAACTGACTTAA
- the cofH gene encoding 7,8-didemethyl-8-hydroxy-5-deazariboflavin synthase subunit CofH → MTNITVDTILDRSLLGFNISPSEAVVLLKQTDPQAVNSIRVTADQLRQKQAGETVTYVINRNINFTNICEQHCSFCAFRRDDGDTDAYWLNWAQILEKSTDAVRRGATEICMQGGLYPEAQINGKSLPYYLNLVETIKQKFPKLHIHAFSPQEVQFIARLDGISYTEVITALRDGGVGSMPGTAAEVLDDEVRRVLCREKIDTATWLEIVSTAHKLGVPTTSTMLSGHIETPEQQIGHLEKLRSLQQTAIEQGYPAKITEFILLPFVGQEAPKSLRRRVGRDQPVLADALLLTAVARIFLGNFIPNHQPSWVKLGLAGATEALTWGCNDIGGTLMEEHITTMAGAIGGTCMEVETLQSAIASLNRPYQQRNTLYEGVGGLGG, encoded by the coding sequence GTGACTAATATAACTGTGGATACTATTCTTGATCGTTCGCTGCTAGGGTTTAATATATCACCATCTGAGGCAGTAGTTTTATTAAAGCAAACTGACCCACAGGCTGTAAATTCTATTAGGGTTACAGCTGACCAACTGAGGCAAAAACAAGCAGGTGAGACTGTTACTTACGTAATTAACCGTAACATTAATTTTACTAACATTTGTGAACAGCACTGTAGTTTTTGTGCTTTTCGGCGAGATGATGGTGATACCGATGCTTACTGGTTAAATTGGGCGCAGATTTTGGAGAAATCTACAGATGCGGTGCGTCGGGGTGCGACAGAAATCTGTATGCAAGGCGGATTGTACCCAGAAGCACAAATCAATGGTAAATCTTTGCCTTATTACCTTAACTTAGTAGAAACTATTAAACAGAAGTTCCCTAAGTTACATATACACGCATTTTCTCCCCAGGAAGTCCAGTTTATTGCCAGATTAGATGGAATTTCATACACTGAGGTAATTACAGCTTTGCGGGATGGGGGTGTGGGTTCCATGCCAGGAACAGCAGCCGAGGTGTTAGATGATGAAGTCAGAAGGGTATTGTGTCGAGAAAAGATTGATACTGCTACTTGGCTAGAAATTGTCAGTACGGCACATAAATTAGGTGTTCCTACTACTAGTACCATGTTATCTGGGCATATTGAAACGCCAGAACAGCAAATTGGACATTTAGAGAAATTGCGATCGCTCCAACAAACGGCAATAGAACAGGGATATCCTGCTAAAATCACAGAATTTATTCTCTTACCCTTCGTAGGACAAGAAGCACCAAAATCCTTACGTCGTCGAGTGGGAAGAGATCAACCAGTATTAGCTGACGCACTTTTATTAACAGCGGTAGCGCGGATATTTTTAGGAAATTTTATACCTAATCATCAACCAAGTTGGGTAAAATTAGGGCTGGCTGGTGCAACAGAAGCCTTAACGTGGGGTTGTAACGATATTGGTGGCACATTAATGGAAGAACACATTACCACCATGGCCGGGGCTATTGGTGGTACGTGCATGGAAGTAGAAACCCTACAAAGTGCGATCGCATCCCTAAATAGACCTTACCAGCAACGGAATACCTTATATGAGGGTGTGGGGGGATTAGGGGGATGA
- a CDS encoding response regulator — protein MSSLFATEAITWCQQEIPDIILLDFLLPDGDGLELVVGFRHKFSNSQSSIIMLKGEGDEMIAVSAMKSCVQDYLIKGQLTAQILQRGIHQIVERMYLSRQIEQSREQQQIIAAAALRIRQSLQVEEIHSTCNSH, from the coding sequence GTGTCGTCACTTTTTGCAACAGAAGCAATTACATGGTGTCAGCAAGAAATACCAGATATCATTTTACTGGATTTTTTGTTGCCAGATGGTGATGGGTTAGAATTGGTTGTAGGATTTAGGCACAAGTTCAGCAATAGTCAATCGTCCATAATTATGCTGAAAGGAGAAGGGGACGAAATGATTGCTGTCAGTGCCATGAAAAGTTGTGTCCAAGATTATCTAATCAAAGGTCAACTCACCGCTCAAATTCTGCAACGTGGGATTCATCAAATAGTGGAACGCATGTATTTAAGCAGACAAATAGAACAAAGTCGGGAACAACAACAAATAATTGCTGCTGCGGCTTTGCGAATTCGTCAGTCTCTCCAGGTAGAAGAGATTCATTCTACCTGCAATAGCCACTGA
- a CDS encoding 3'-5' exonuclease gives MVINLEATCSDKHTFYRHEMETIEIGAVILNRQTWEIDSEFQQFIKPVRNPILTDFWRNLTTISQKQVDTAPQFPEVMPKLAEWMSSFPNDIFCPGGNYDKTQFLQYCKFHNIPYPFGPEHRNIKKQFSEYLGVYNKFGMAQALQHLGMELKGTHYRGIDNAHNIAVIYRYMQTNRKG, from the coding sequence ATGGTCATTAATCTGGAAGCTACTTGCTCTGATAAGCATACATTTTACCGTCACGAAATGGAAACTATTGAAATTGGTGCAGTGATACTAAATCGCCAAACCTGGGAAATTGATTCTGAGTTTCAACAATTTATTAAACCTGTGAGAAATCCTATTTTGACAGATTTCTGGAGAAATTTAACGACTATTTCTCAAAAACAAGTTGATACTGCACCTCAATTTCCAGAAGTGATGCCAAAATTGGCAGAGTGGATGAGTTCATTTCCTAATGATATATTTTGTCCTGGGGGAAATTATGATAAAACGCAATTTTTACAATATTGCAAGTTTCATAATATCCCATATCCTTTTGGTCCAGAACACAGAAATATCAAAAAACAATTTTCTGAATATTTGGGTGTATATAATAAATTTGGCATGGCACAAGCCTTGCAACATTTAGGAATGGAATTAAAAGGCACACATTACAGAGGTATTGATAATGCCCATAATATTGCCGTAATTTACCGTTATATGCAGACTAATAGAAAAGGTTAA
- a CDS encoding glycosyltransferase encodes MNANSSNSLLVVPTGALKISEHPLTDFHRDNPILLSLVIPTYKERNNIENIVNILSRLLDEAIPGNYELIIVDDDSPDLTWELAQSLLPDYPQLRVMRRQEEWGLSSAVIRGWQVATGRILGVIDGDLQHPPEVLIQLLQKIEEGADLALASRHVDGGGVSSWTIIRRFLSRGAQVLGLIILPGVLGRVTDPMSGYFMVRRSAIAGATMNPVGYKILLEVIGRGQVREIAEAGYIFRERTEGESKVTWKQYVEYIQHLIRLRVSTGRLGKISQKVNFPVGRFIRFGVVGFSGVFVDMAVLYLLSDPSTLALPLTRSKIISGEVAIFNNFLWNDAWTFADVSMQQKGWNQTIKRFLKFNVICLAGLVLNVVVLNIVFNLLIPNRYIANLIAIAVATIWNFWVNLKLSWRVTDVK; translated from the coding sequence ATGAATGCAAACTCATCAAACTCCCTATTAGTAGTTCCCACTGGGGCATTAAAGATTTCCGAACATCCACTTACTGATTTCCATAGAGACAATCCCATTCTGTTATCTCTGGTGATTCCTACTTATAAAGAGCGTAATAATATTGAGAATATCGTCAATATCCTCAGTAGGTTGCTGGATGAAGCTATCCCTGGTAATTATGAGCTAATTATAGTTGATGATGATAGCCCGGACTTAACTTGGGAACTAGCACAATCTCTACTTCCAGATTATCCGCAGTTGCGGGTGATGCGTCGTCAAGAGGAATGGGGACTATCTTCAGCGGTGATTCGTGGTTGGCAAGTTGCCACAGGGCGTATTTTGGGTGTGATTGATGGAGATTTACAACATCCACCAGAAGTGTTAATACAACTGTTGCAGAAGATAGAAGAGGGGGCAGATTTGGCTTTAGCCAGTCGTCACGTAGATGGCGGTGGCGTGAGTAGTTGGACTATAATCAGGCGCTTTTTGTCTCGTGGGGCGCAGGTTTTAGGTTTGATTATTTTACCTGGTGTATTGGGTAGAGTTACTGACCCAATGAGTGGTTATTTTATGGTGCGTCGGAGTGCGATCGCAGGTGCAACAATGAATCCTGTAGGGTATAAAATTCTCCTAGAAGTGATTGGTCGCGGACAAGTTAGAGAAATTGCTGAAGCCGGTTATATCTTTCGTGAACGTACTGAAGGCGAAAGCAAGGTAACGTGGAAGCAATATGTAGAGTATATTCAACACTTAATCCGTTTACGAGTATCTACTGGACGGTTAGGCAAAATTAGTCAAAAAGTTAATTTCCCCGTTGGTCGATTTATCCGCTTTGGTGTAGTGGGATTCAGTGGGGTATTTGTAGATATGGCAGTGCTTTATTTACTCAGTGACCCTTCAACTCTGGCTTTACCTTTAACGCGGAGTAAAATTATTTCTGGTGAAGTTGCCATTTTCAATAATTTTTTATGGAATGATGCGTGGACATTTGCGGATGTTTCCATGCAACAAAAAGGTTGGAATCAAACAATCAAACGGTTTTTGAAGTTTAATGTGATTTGCTTGGCAGGATTGGTTTTAAATGTAGTTGTTTTGAATATAGTCTTTAATTTATTGATTCCTAATCGGTATATTGCCAACTTAATTGCGATCGCAGTTGCTACAATTTGGAATTTCTGGGTTAACCTGAAACTAAGTTGGCGGGTAACTGATGTGAAATAG
- a CDS encoding LA_3751/LA_3752 family putative glycosyltransferase, producing MNKLKATAPLFIILSGVIFSLYLRSQVPDDIYFSSDGGLKALLAKQLSSGNLRFDLNLQVPPWVHNIWDSGLYPFEPPFSYKISNLYYITFPFTFPLVTAPFYAIFGYRGFYIIPLISAWIIWVNYYRLCQSFKLDNFMISLGLITLIFASPLTMYSGMYWEHTLAVALAFSGLVMIFSDRENQFTNKAAILSGMLIGLSVWFRPEFLALVAILIILITASFIMKFDLITIIKNKRTIFLASLILTILCFFILNKIIYNNPLGAHAFQVVENFSLSDRLLKSCRFFNELKNNLLKHFPIIYFGLAICFISIFKTNLRLKTASKQILLISFLFLLIVPILIPSDGGKQWGSRFLLIIIPLVNVIAISGLEKTWRIQQFGIRYISTGILAVLFILGFNINIIEGTETSYQKDKKENIELLDFLRKDSNKIVAVANQYVGQSFEATFKQKIFFLTKKPEDLSKLALALNEQGYKTFLYVCPFYDKCFSSPTIPDQVKLVRKQKRLTIQLRKIKENKRYRIEEATIF from the coding sequence ATGAATAAATTAAAAGCCACAGCACCATTATTTATAATCTTGTCAGGTGTGATTTTTTCTTTATATCTACGGTCACAAGTTCCAGATGACATTTACTTTAGTAGTGATGGTGGACTCAAAGCATTGTTAGCTAAACAACTTAGTTCTGGTAATTTACGTTTTGATCTAAACCTCCAAGTACCACCATGGGTGCATAATATCTGGGATAGTGGATTATATCCTTTTGAACCACCATTTAGCTATAAAATTTCTAATCTTTATTATATTACATTCCCATTTACATTTCCCCTAGTTACTGCTCCATTTTATGCAATTTTCGGCTACAGAGGGTTTTATATAATTCCTTTAATTTCTGCATGGATTATCTGGGTGAATTATTATCGTCTCTGTCAGTCTTTTAAACTTGATAATTTCATGATTTCCCTGGGTTTAATAACTCTTATTTTTGCTTCTCCACTCACTATGTATAGCGGTATGTATTGGGAACATACACTGGCAGTAGCTTTAGCATTTAGTGGGTTAGTTATGATATTTTCCGACAGAGAAAATCAATTTACAAACAAAGCAGCCATACTGAGTGGCATGTTAATTGGTTTATCAGTCTGGTTTAGACCAGAATTTCTAGCTCTAGTAGCTATTTTGATCATATTAATAACTGCTTCATTTATAATGAAGTTCGATTTAATTACAATCATCAAAAATAAGAGAACAATATTTCTGGCGAGTTTAATATTAACAATATTATGCTTCTTTATATTGAATAAAATCATCTATAATAATCCTTTGGGCGCTCATGCCTTCCAAGTGGTAGAAAATTTTTCATTATCAGACAGACTATTAAAATCATGTAGGTTTTTTAATGAACTCAAAAACAACTTGCTCAAACATTTCCCGATCATATACTTTGGATTGGCAATTTGTTTCATTTCTATATTCAAAACTAATTTGAGATTAAAAACTGCAAGCAAACAAATATTACTCATATCGTTTTTATTTCTGTTGATAGTGCCGATACTTATTCCTAGTGATGGTGGTAAACAGTGGGGATCACGATTTTTATTAATTATAATCCCATTAGTTAATGTCATAGCTATATCTGGTTTGGAGAAAACATGGAGAATTCAACAATTTGGCATCAGATATATTAGCACAGGAATTTTAGCTGTACTATTTATCTTGGGATTCAATATCAACATAATTGAAGGGACAGAAACCTCCTATCAAAAAGACAAAAAAGAAAATATTGAACTTCTTGATTTCTTACGTAAAGATAGTAATAAAATTGTAGCTGTAGCTAATCAATATGTTGGACAAAGTTTTGAAGCCACCTTTAAACAGAAAATATTTTTTCTTACTAAAAAACCTGAAGATCTAAGTAAATTAGCTTTAGCATTAAATGAACAAGGATATAAAACATTCCTGTATGTATGTCCTTTTTATGATAAATGCTTTTCCTCTCCCACAATACCTGATCAAGTCAAATTAGTAAGAAAGCAGAAAAGATTAACAATTCAACTAAGAAAGATTAAAGAAAATAAAAGATACAGAATAGAAGAAGCCACAATTTTTTAA